Proteins from a genomic interval of Musa acuminata AAA Group cultivar baxijiao chromosome BXJ1-9, Cavendish_Baxijiao_AAA, whole genome shotgun sequence:
- the LOC135592302 gene encoding uncharacterized protein LOC135592302: MKDWAPSIIATALFAFLCPGVILQLPGKHRPVDFLNMKTSVVAILAHALLFGLLLLLFLVILKAHLYI; the protein is encoded by the coding sequence ATGAAGGACTGGGCTCCCTCCATCATCGCCACGGCTCTGTTTGCGTTCCTGTGTCCGGGCGTCATCCTGCAGCTGCCGGGGAAGCATCGCCCGGTGGACTTCCTCAACATGAAGACCAGCGTCGTCGCCATCTTGGCTCATGCTCTTCTCTTCGGCTTGCTCCTCTTGCTCTTCCTCGTCATCTTGAAGGCCCATCTCTATATCTGA
- the LOC135592304 gene encoding uncharacterized protein LOC135592304, with protein MADWGPVVVAVMLFVLLSPGLLIQLPARGRVVEFGNMQTSGLSILVHAILYFAFVTIFLIAIGVHIYAG; from the coding sequence ATGGCGGATTGGGGgccggtggtggtggcggtgatgCTGTTCGTGCTGCTGTCGCCGGGGCTGCTGATCCAGCTTCCGGCCAGGGGGAGAGTGGTGGAGTTCGGCAACATGCAGACGAGCGGCCTCTCCATCCTCGTCCACGCCATCCTCTACTTCGCTTTCGTCACCATCTTCCTCATCGCCATCGGCGTCCACATCTACGCCGGCTGA